In Xanthomonas theicola, a single genomic region encodes these proteins:
- a CDS encoding DNA-binding protein, giving the protein MARSGLYKSDVQRARDSLRATGKHPSVDAVRVALGNTGSKTTIHRYLRELEDEDGRRPGAKVAISDALQDLVSRLAERLHAEAETLVAQAQARFQAQLQERTQTLEQARQEADSLRTQLQRCETALQAEREAGEAARNEVASRTTELAQLEERISGLTVRVAEHDAHAKSLEHKHEHAREALEHYRASVKDQREQEQRRHEHQVQELQVALRQANEALTAKNHDLMQLNRENGQWLERQTRLERELTQARQRADAQQRERDSLRLAAAEHQALQVRWTGDVQALESVRTELAAALTDLVEERQRREHAEVETLRATVRLSTLEQLLAQLRPPRLVDEHEKTIAAGAMPAG; this is encoded by the coding sequence ATGGCAAGGTCCGGGTTGTACAAAAGCGACGTGCAACGTGCCCGCGATAGCCTGCGCGCAACGGGCAAGCATCCGTCCGTGGACGCGGTCCGGGTGGCGCTCGGCAACACGGGCTCCAAGACCACCATCCACCGCTATCTGAGGGAGTTGGAAGACGAGGACGGACGGCGCCCCGGCGCCAAGGTCGCCATTAGCGACGCGCTGCAGGATCTGGTCAGCCGCCTCGCCGAGCGCTTGCACGCCGAGGCTGAGACGTTGGTGGCGCAGGCCCAGGCGCGCTTCCAGGCGCAGCTTCAAGAGCGTACCCAAACGCTGGAGCAGGCCCGGCAAGAGGCTGACTCACTCAGGACGCAGCTGCAACGCTGCGAGACCGCCCTGCAGGCCGAACGCGAGGCGGGCGAGGCCGCCAGGAACGAGGTGGCCAGCCGCACCACCGAGCTGGCCCAACTGGAGGAGCGGATCTCCGGCCTGACCGTTCGCGTGGCCGAGCACGACGCCCATGCGAAATCGTTGGAACACAAGCACGAACACGCCAGGGAAGCTCTGGAGCACTACCGCGCCTCGGTCAAGGACCAGCGCGAGCAGGAACAGCGCCGGCATGAGCACCAGGTGCAGGAGCTGCAGGTCGCCCTACGGCAGGCCAACGAGGCCTTGACCGCCAAGAACCACGATCTGATGCAGCTCAACCGGGAAAACGGCCAGTGGCTGGAACGCCAGACCCGCCTGGAGCGGGAACTGACGCAGGCACGCCAGCGGGCCGACGCCCAGCAACGCGAGCGCGATTCGCTGCGCCTGGCGGCCGCCGAGCACCAAGCCCTGCAGGTGCGCTGGACCGGCGATGTCCAAGCGCTGGAAAGCGTGCGCACCGAGCTGGCTGCAGCGCTGACCGATCTGGTCGAGGAGCGCCAGCGCCGGGAACACGCCGAGGTGGAGACCTTGCGGGCCACGGTACGTCTGAGCACGCTGGAACAGCTCCTGGCGCAGCTGCGACCACCGCGCCTCGTTGACGAACACGAAAAGACCATCGCAGCCGGTGCAATGCCGGCAGGCTGA